The following proteins are encoded in a genomic region of Magnolia sinica isolate HGM2019 chromosome 1, MsV1, whole genome shotgun sequence:
- the LOC131243928 gene encoding uncharacterized protein LOC131243928, which translates to MKYLLTETRVEVNERNGHGLTALDILTLCPSESGDMEMDGEILRRKGGKRSWEMSPTRGSHQFPEPSLPPQRSNSQRFHEKDVTTTDELRAAVMVVAVLIAMVTFQAGLSPPGGMWQDDLNADSGNITSNAVNHTAGLSILDEKRPQATAVFLYFNTLAFTASMGVIGSSLGQGPFPWTLVLRTNFFVAILSVQATYYAGSYQLYSSSGSFFAESFGWITAGIAPIVIAGAYKLIRWLKVVGEGPVTNQSPPVDVEMEARQ; encoded by the coding sequence ATGAAATATTTACTCACTGAGACTCGAGTGGAAGTAAATGAGAGAAATGGACATGGTCTCACAGCCTTGGATATCTTAACACTTTGTCCAAGTGAATCTGGAGATATGGAAATGGACGGTGAAATCCTCCGACGAAAGGGAGGTAAAAGAAGTTGGGAAATGTCCCCAACACGTGGAAGTCATCAGTTTCCTGAGCCTTCACTGCCACCTCAACGAAGCAACTCGCAGAGGTTCCATGAGAAGGATGTGACTACAACTGATGAACTGCGGGCTGCAGTCATGGTGGTAGCCGTACTAATTGCCATGGTGACCTTTCAAGCAGGACTAAGCCCTCCTGGTGGTATGTGGCAGGACGATTTGAACGCAGACTCTGGAAACATCACCTCAAATGCAGTGAATCACACCGCCGGTTTGTCGATTCTCGATGAGAAGCGACCCCAAGCTACTGCTGTGTTCTTGTACTTCAACACACTAGCATTTACAGCGTCAATGGGGGTGATCGGATCCAGCCTCGGCCAAGGACCATTCCCATGGACTCTGGTTTTGAGGACTAACTTCTTCGTCGCTATCCTTTCAGTTCAAGCAACATATTATGCTGGCAGCTACCAACTATATAGCAGTTCAGGTAGTTTTTTCGCAGAGTCATTTGGTTGGATCACTGCTGGTATTGCTCCAATTGTTATCGCAGGAGCATACAAGCTGATCAGATGGCTCAAGGTGGTGGGTGAAGGACCTGTAACTAATCAGAGCCCACCTGTGGATGTTGAGATGGAGGCTAGGCAATAA